In bacterium, one DNA window encodes the following:
- a CDS encoding RNA-binding protein → MKIFVGGLSYEVTDAALKELFTPYGQVESAAVVNDRYSGQPRGFGFVEMPTRSEAIAAISALSGTEYMGRTLEVNEARPPAERGGHRGGPPRGRGDRGGRDRDRNRGGDRRGGGGRGRY, encoded by the coding sequence ATGAAGATTTTCGTCGGCGGGTTATCGTACGAGGTCACCGACGCCGCCCTGAAGGAACTGTTCACCCCCTACGGCCAAGTCGAGTCGGCCGCGGTGGTCAACGACCGCTACAGCGGCCAGCCGCGCGGCTTCGGCTTTGTCGAGATGCCGACCCGCAGCGAGGCGATCGCCGCCATCAGCGCGCTGTCAGGGACCGAGTACATGGGACGCACCCTCGAGGTCAACGAGGCGCGTCCACCGGCCGAACGCGGCGGACATCGGGGCGGACCGCCCCGCGGACGCGGTGACCGGGGCGGGCGCGATCGCGACCGCAATCGCGGCGGCGACCGGCGTGGCGGCGGCGGACGCGGACGGTACTAA
- a CDS encoding ribose-phosphate pyrophosphokinase codes for MDAELKIISGNANRPLAQRIAEHLDRSLTACTVTRFSDGEVFVKIDENVRGSDLFIVQSTNAPADNLMELLMLIDAARRASAKRITAVIPYFGYARADRKDQPRVSITARLVADMITLAGANRVLTMDLHASQIQGFFQIPSDHLYSAIVFNDYFLNLGVSDPVVVTPDVGSIKMARAFAKTLSCGLAIIDKRRPNPNQAEVLNIIGSIEGKTAILRDDMIDTGGTLTEAAKAVVKGGARKVYACCTHPVLSGKSLERVVASPIELLCVADTIDLSQRNIPDKIKIISTAHLFAEAIARIAHEQSVSALFPGEPDALEEGNQRRESDTPAKQPTRPAVGTNTPAGA; via the coding sequence ATGGACGCCGAACTCAAGATCATCAGCGGCAACGCCAACCGCCCCCTCGCCCAACGGATCGCCGAGCATCTGGACCGCTCGCTGACCGCCTGCACGGTCACCCGTTTCTCCGACGGCGAAGTCTTTGTCAAAATCGACGAAAACGTGCGCGGCTCCGACCTGTTCATCGTTCAGTCCACCAACGCGCCGGCGGACAACCTCATGGAGCTGCTGATGCTGATCGACGCCGCTCGACGGGCGTCGGCCAAACGCATCACCGCGGTCATTCCCTACTTCGGTTATGCCCGCGCCGACCGCAAGGATCAGCCCCGCGTCTCCATCACCGCCCGTCTGGTCGCCGACATGATCACCCTGGCCGGCGCCAACCGGGTGCTGACGATGGACCTGCACGCCTCGCAGATTCAGGGGTTTTTCCAGATTCCGTCGGATCACCTCTACTCGGCGATCGTGTTCAACGACTACTTCCTCAACCTCGGTGTCTCCGACCCGGTGGTGGTGACCCCCGATGTCGGATCGATCAAGATGGCGCGCGCCTTCGCCAAGACCCTGTCCTGCGGCCTGGCGATCATCGACAAGCGCCGCCCCAATCCCAATCAGGCCGAGGTGCTCAACATCATTGGCTCGATCGAGGGCAAGACCGCCATCCTTCGCGACGACATGATCGACACCGGCGGCACGCTGACCGAGGCCGCCAAAGCGGTGGTCAAAGGCGGGGCGCGCAAAGTCTACGCCTGTTGCACCCACCCGGTCCTCTCCGGCAAGTCGCTGGAACGCGTTGTGGCATCGCCGATTGAACTTCTGTGCGTGGCCGACACCATCGATTTGAGCCAACGAAATATCCCCGACAAGATCAAGATTATCTCGACCGCCCACCTGTTCGCCGAGGCCATCGCCCGGATCGCGCACGAGCAATCGGTCTCGGCCCTGTTCCCGGGCGAACCCGATGCGCTCGAAGAGGGGAATCAACGAAGAGAATCTGACACGCCGGCCAAACAGCCGACGCGTCCCGCCGTAGGTACAAACACGCCCGCAGGGGCTTGA
- a CDS encoding sulfatase: MLDPPGVAHNVPAVAFLLNPPLLALALDLILGRPAAFNLEQKLFYLLSLAGSVALWLFVGWLLRAPSTRPRHVAAAVVAALYAINLVLVYGYRLTVGAMPNYYTFEYLFAEPYNSWTILRDSWAWSHTLALPIVFTLIWIGLSRWRAFLGARCQVRRHRVIAAANAALAVIILLVIHNNIRFVDQCYTADLTTSASVLRNVYTRLSDPNAGRSGLSARVPMDLPPLAHEPRTSVLIILTESLRADALGCYGYTRPTTPFLDSLVDNFRGLTVRYDNAYATATMTYIAVPTLLTGVSPLSPALALHTQPTFWEYQKALGRRTFFFTSQSQEWENIRAYFTIPAIDYYYNKEIAGIGARNDLGIDDHYVVDHFIDWLGGLHSRTPFAGVIQLNQTHYPYWTPDSLRPFGAENRRDLYDNAVRYTDDQLRRIIHALAFYGHLDGTLIIITSDHGEAFYEHEIFGHLNCLYREGIRVPLLVLFPWYNAAEMPHARFRRLRDSAPRNVSNLDILPTLLDIENLWGRDSLRHITDGMAGRSLMDSIPPDRIIVTSNLTEMTRRHLGLSLIIDHWHYILNLQGEKLGVEELYDWSADPGETTNVIDRIPADLRQRITEFMQAHPVSQRALTSLTDR, translated from the coding sequence TTGCTGGATCCTCCGGGCGTCGCGCATAATGTCCCTGCCGTGGCCTTTCTGCTGAACCCGCCGCTCCTCGCTCTGGCCCTGGACTTGATCCTGGGCCGTCCCGCCGCGTTCAACCTCGAACAGAAGCTCTTCTACCTGTTGTCGTTGGCCGGCTCGGTCGCCCTCTGGCTTTTTGTCGGCTGGCTCCTGCGGGCGCCGTCGACACGCCCGCGCCATGTCGCCGCCGCGGTCGTCGCCGCCCTCTACGCCATCAACCTCGTGCTGGTTTACGGCTACCGGCTGACCGTCGGCGCGATGCCCAACTACTACACCTTCGAGTATTTGTTCGCCGAGCCCTATAACAGCTGGACCATCCTGCGCGACTCCTGGGCGTGGAGCCACACTCTGGCGCTGCCGATCGTATTCACGCTGATCTGGATCGGCCTGTCGCGCTGGCGCGCCTTCCTCGGCGCCCGCTGTCAGGTTCGCCGTCACCGGGTGATTGCGGCCGCCAACGCCGCCCTGGCGGTCATCATTCTCCTGGTCATTCACAACAACATCCGCTTCGTTGACCAGTGCTACACCGCCGACCTCACCACCTCCGCCAGCGTCCTGCGCAATGTCTACACCCGCCTCTCCGATCCGAACGCCGGGCGCAGCGGGCTCTCGGCGCGGGTGCCGATGGACCTGCCGCCCCTCGCGCACGAGCCGCGAACCAGCGTTCTCATCATCCTGACCGAATCGCTGCGCGCCGACGCGCTGGGATGCTACGGGTACACACGCCCCACCACGCCCTTTCTCGATTCGCTGGTGGACAATTTCCGCGGTTTGACCGTGCGTTACGACAACGCCTATGCCACCGCCACGATGACCTACATCGCGGTGCCCACCCTCTTGACTGGCGTCTCGCCGCTGTCCCCGGCGCTGGCGTTGCACACACAACCGACTTTCTGGGAGTACCAGAAGGCCCTGGGACGCAGGACGTTCTTTTTCACCTCACAGAGCCAGGAGTGGGAAAACATCAGAGCCTACTTCACCATTCCCGCCATCGACTACTACTACAACAAGGAGATCGCCGGCATCGGCGCCAGGAATGACCTGGGCATCGATGATCACTATGTTGTCGATCACTTCATCGACTGGCTGGGCGGCCTGCATTCGCGCACGCCGTTTGCCGGCGTGATCCAGTTGAACCAGACACATTACCCCTATTGGACCCCCGACAGTCTCCGTCCCTTCGGCGCGGAGAACCGCCGCGACCTCTACGACAACGCCGTTCGCTACACCGACGATCAATTGCGCCGCATCATCCACGCGCTGGCCTTCTACGGCCATCTGGATGGCACCCTGATCATCATCACCTCCGACCACGGTGAGGCCTTCTACGAACATGAGATCTTCGGGCACCTCAACTGCCTCTACCGCGAGGGCATCCGTGTCCCCCTGCTGGTGCTTTTCCCGTGGTACAACGCGGCGGAGATGCCCCACGCCCGATTCCGGCGGCTTCGCGATTCGGCGCCACGCAACGTCTCCAACCTCGACATTTTGCCGACGCTGCTGGACATCGAAAATCTCTGGGGCCGTGACAGTCTGCGCCACATCACCGACGGCATGGCCGGCCGTTCGCTTATGGACTCAATCCCACCCGACCGGATCATCGTCACGTCGAATCTGACCGAGATGACCCGCCGCCATCTGGGGCTGTCGCTGATCATCGACCACTGGCACTACATCCTCAATTTGCAGGGGGAAAAACTCGGCGTCGAGGAATTGTATGACTGGTCCGCCGACCCCGGCGAAACCACCAACGTCATCGACAGGATTCCCGCTGACTTGCGTCAACGCATCACCGAGTTCATGCAGGCGCATCCGGTCTCACAACGGGCGCTGACCTCCCTGACAGACCGTTGA
- a CDS encoding IS1595 family transposase has protein sequence MTIIDLFQTFKTQEQCIDYLEQARWRGKPTCPYCKGDKVYRHVSADRKNQRWQCQTCHKAFAVTVGTIFHRTHVPLREWFLVLSLMLNAKKSASACQIARDLGMRRPTVWSMMHRIRKAMAMDANQADLLHGLVEADETYLGGKPRQHNLRRHRRGGKERRGRGTEKLPVLGVIERNGRVAAQPIKRGHLNGPQLTRFIKSNIDCEGSLVMTDEYKGYSGISKVISHAKVNHQVCYVDGAVHTNTIEGFWAHIKRACYGHHHHYSRKYSHLYVSEACFKYNARASKTAFVDMIELMLAA, from the coding sequence ATGACGATCATTGACTTATTCCAGACCTTCAAGACCCAAGAGCAGTGCATCGACTATCTGGAGCAGGCCCGTTGGCGGGGAAAGCCGACTTGCCCATACTGTAAGGGTGATAAGGTCTATCGGCATGTGAGCGCGGACCGGAAGAACCAGCGTTGGCAATGCCAGACATGCCACAAGGCATTCGCGGTCACGGTCGGTACGATCTTCCACAGAACCCATGTACCGCTTCGCGAGTGGTTCCTTGTGCTCTCTCTCATGCTGAACGCGAAGAAGTCAGCCAGCGCGTGTCAGATTGCCCGCGATCTTGGGATGCGCCGCCCGACCGTGTGGAGCATGATGCACCGAATCAGAAAAGCAATGGCGATGGATGCGAACCAAGCCGATCTTCTCCACGGACTGGTGGAAGCGGATGAGACGTACCTTGGCGGAAAGCCGCGCCAGCACAATCTGAGACGCCATCGCAGAGGCGGTAAAGAGAGACGCGGACGCGGCACGGAGAAACTTCCGGTGCTCGGAGTGATCGAAAGAAACGGGCGCGTAGCAGCCCAACCGATCAAGCGTGGGCATCTGAACGGACCGCAACTCACCCGATTCATCAAGAGCAACATTGACTGTGAAGGTTCACTCGTGATGACTGACGAATACAAGGGCTACTCCGGCATCTCGAAAGTGATTTCCCACGCCAAGGTGAATCATCAAGTTTGCTACGTGGATGGCGCAGTGCACACGAATACGATTGAAGGTTTCTGGGCGCACATCAAGCGGGCATGCTACGGTCATCATCATCACTACAGCCGGAAGTACTCGCACCTATACGTCTCAGAAGCATGCTTCAAGTACAATGCGCGGGCCAGCAAGACGGCGTTTGTTGACATGATCGAGTTAATGTTAGCGGCATGA
- a CDS encoding SpoVG family protein, whose amino-acid sequence MEISEVRVTLRDEEKLKAFANVTFDEEFVIRGLKIINGNNGYFVSMPSRKRADGTHQDICHPINNKMREKIERAVLAAYEEELKAAAAGKPRGGADIDDDHHPS is encoded by the coding sequence GTGGAGATCAGCGAAGTCCGTGTCACCCTGCGCGATGAAGAGAAGCTGAAAGCCTTCGCCAACGTCACCTTCGACGAGGAATTCGTCATCCGGGGGCTGAAGATTATCAACGGGAACAACGGCTACTTTGTCTCCATGCCGTCGCGCAAACGCGCCGATGGCACGCATCAGGATATCTGCCACCCGATCAACAACAAGATGCGCGAGAAGATCGAACGGGCCGTACTGGCCGCCTACGAGGAAGAGTTGAAGGCCGCCGCCGCCGGCAAGCCGCGGGGGGGCGCCGACATCGACGACGATCACCATCCCTCCTGA
- a CDS encoding site-specific DNA-methyltransferase has product MNTLYYGDNLTIMREQMGKSAVDLVYLDPPFNSKSNYNIIYRNLTGLPVPEQVEAFCDTWDLTPEKLEVAKNMPVLLRESGVEDYYVEFWRIWILALRNTRPELLAYLIYMVERLLQIRSVLKKTGSIYLHCDPTASHYIKIMMDGIFGHQNFLNEIIWKRTSAHSSAKRWGPVHDVLLFYAASSNYRWNRVHQAYDNQYLDTFYRNRDADGKRFTVGDLTGAGIRHGESGQPWRGHNPTDKGRHWAIPRRVPGIDVLPKSPLAALDVLDKAGRIIWPTKDGGVPRFKRYLDDMEGVQIQDVIDDIAPISAHGKDRLGYPTQKPIALLDRIIRASSNKGEIVFDPFCGCGTTIYAAHAAERQWIGCDIAILPIKLIKRELEKRFRLVEGKHFVIDGIPVSVEQAEVLFRKDPFQFQHWFVERVGGFPTLKRSGDTGIDGRIYFETKDGLDEMVLSVKGGNIRPTDIRDLRGVLEREPNAKMAGFLSLRPPTKAMQQEAAQAGQYKYGNRKYDRIQFLTAEDVLVEKKLFHTPTVVGVKGETGQVNLAV; this is encoded by the coding sequence ATGAACACACTATACTACGGCGACAATCTGACCATCATGCGTGAGCAGATGGGCAAGTCTGCCGTTGACCTTGTATACCTCGATCCGCCGTTTAATTCCAAGAGCAATTACAACATCATCTACCGAAACTTGACGGGACTTCCAGTGCCTGAGCAGGTTGAGGCATTCTGCGATACATGGGATTTGACTCCGGAGAAGTTGGAAGTGGCGAAGAACATGCCAGTGCTCCTACGCGAAAGCGGTGTTGAGGACTACTACGTTGAGTTCTGGCGCATTTGGATTCTTGCCCTACGCAACACGAGGCCGGAGTTACTGGCCTACCTGATCTACATGGTGGAGCGGCTACTGCAAATTCGCTCGGTGCTCAAGAAGACAGGTTCAATCTACCTGCATTGTGATCCGACTGCCAGCCACTACATCAAAATCATGATGGACGGAATCTTTGGGCATCAGAACTTTTTGAATGAAATCATCTGGAAGCGGACCAGCGCCCACAGTTCGGCGAAGCGGTGGGGCCCTGTCCATGACGTGCTTTTGTTCTACGCCGCATCGAGCAATTATAGATGGAACCGCGTTCATCAAGCATACGATAACCAATACCTCGATACCTTCTACCGCAACCGCGATGCAGACGGAAAGCGTTTCACTGTTGGCGATCTGACAGGTGCGGGTATACGGCATGGTGAGTCGGGCCAACCGTGGCGCGGACACAATCCAACTGACAAGGGGCGGCACTGGGCCATACCGCGCCGAGTACCGGGGATTGATGTTTTACCCAAGTCCCCATTGGCGGCACTTGATGTGCTTGATAAGGCCGGACGTATCATTTGGCCTACCAAGGACGGAGGCGTTCCGCGTTTTAAGCGATACTTGGATGATATGGAGGGAGTTCAGATACAGGACGTGATTGACGACATTGCCCCGATTTCAGCCCACGGGAAAGACCGTCTCGGATATCCGACGCAGAAACCAATAGCTCTGCTCGATAGGATCATTCGCGCTTCATCCAACAAGGGCGAAATAGTCTTTGACCCATTCTGCGGTTGCGGAACGACGATCTACGCGGCCCACGCCGCAGAGCGTCAATGGATTGGCTGTGACATTGCAATTCTGCCGATCAAACTGATTAAGCGAGAACTGGAAAAACGATTCCGACTCGTGGAGGGCAAGCACTTCGTAATAGATGGTATTCCCGTCAGTGTCGAGCAAGCCGAAGTGCTTTTCCGAAAAGACCCATTCCAATTCCAGCATTGGTTTGTCGAGCGAGTAGGCGGCTTCCCGACACTCAAGAGATCGGGGGATACCGGAATTGACGGGCGGATCTACTTCGAGACGAAAGACGGTCTGGATGAAATGGTGCTCTCAGTGAAGGGCGGGAACATCCGACCTACGGACATTCGTGATTTGCGCGGAGTGTTGGAGAGAGAGCCGAATGCGAAGATGGCCGGATTTCTCTCTCTACGTCCACCGACAAAAGCGATGCAACAAGAGGCGGCACAGGCAGGACAGTACAAGTATGGCAATCGCAAATACGACCGGATACAATTCCTGACGGCAGAGGATGTACTCGTCGAAAAGAAGCTATTCCACACTCCTACTGTAGTGGGAGTGAAGGGCGAGACTGGGCAAGTCAATCTTGCGGTCTAA
- a CDS encoding DinB family protein → MKTMIERFRNWYDHERDCNAKILAMLSSVPEDKRATPEFQRALDLVAHLMLARRMWLYRLGHWTAPPGGWDSTGTNLEDLPAMVAETETAWVDYLQRIDDAELQRLLTWTPLGGAAKRWRWPIELILTQVSGHAWYHRGQIVELVRLLGGQTTSTDYIFWNRPEELPPDEGKWNCPLLDLTSLSAYGRLPASKGVIP, encoded by the coding sequence ATGAAGACCATGATTGAACGCTTCCGTAACTGGTACGACCATGAACGCGACTGCAACGCCAAGATCCTCGCCATGCTGTCGTCGGTGCCGGAGGACAAGCGTGCCACGCCGGAATTCCAGCGCGCGCTCGATTTGGTGGCGCATCTGATGCTGGCACGCCGCATGTGGCTTTATCGCCTCGGCCACTGGACCGCGCCTCCCGGCGGCTGGGATTCGACCGGCACTAATTTGGAAGACCTGCCCGCCATGGTGGCCGAGACCGAGACGGCCTGGGTCGACTACCTGCAGCGCATCGACGACGCCGAATTGCAGCGTCTGCTGACTTGGACACCGCTGGGCGGCGCTGCCAAACGTTGGCGCTGGCCGATCGAGCTGATCCTCACCCAGGTCTCCGGCCATGCCTGGTACCATCGCGGGCAGATTGTCGAGTTGGTTCGCCTGCTCGGCGGCCAGACCACGAGCACCGACTACATCTTCTGGAATCGTCCGGAGGAACTGCCTCCCGACGAGGGAAAATGGAATTGTCCGCTTTTGGACTTGACAAGCCTTTCGGCCTATGGTAGATTGCCAGCGTCGAAAGGGGTAATACCATGA
- the purU gene encoding formyltetrahydrofolate deformylase produces the protein MPRAIILLIQCPDRKGLVAKISAFWYERGFNVLDCQQHVDNGHGRFFMRIKLDLESRRWPDTAIVSDFQSLADGLQLAWTIHDTGARERVAVLVSKAPHCLYDLLVRQREAELPCEIPLVIGNHPDLATVAAQFDIPFHHLPVNADSRRDQEARIDALLSLERIGLVVLARYMQILSPELVAKHAGRIINIHHGFLPAFQGGNAYQRAYERGVKMIGATAHYVTAELDAGPIIEQDVERVTHEDTPRELARIGRDIERLVLARAVKAHLERRVIVAGHKTIVFSAGA, from the coding sequence ATGCCGCGCGCGATCATCCTGCTCATCCAATGCCCCGACCGGAAGGGGTTGGTCGCCAAGATCAGCGCCTTTTGGTATGAGCGCGGCTTCAACGTGCTCGATTGCCAGCAGCATGTCGACAACGGCCATGGCCGTTTCTTCATGCGCATCAAACTCGATCTGGAATCGCGGCGCTGGCCGGATACGGCGATTGTGTCGGACTTCCAGTCACTGGCCGACGGATTGCAGCTGGCCTGGACCATCCACGACACCGGCGCGCGTGAACGGGTCGCGGTCCTGGTGTCCAAAGCGCCGCATTGCCTCTATGATTTGCTCGTGCGACAGCGCGAAGCGGAGCTGCCCTGTGAAATCCCGCTCGTAATCGGCAATCACCCCGATCTGGCGACGGTCGCCGCGCAATTCGACATTCCCTTCCACCATCTGCCGGTGAACGCCGACTCCCGGCGCGACCAGGAAGCGCGCATCGATGCGCTGCTTTCGCTGGAACGAATCGGACTGGTTGTCCTGGCGCGTTATATGCAGATCCTCAGCCCGGAACTGGTCGCGAAGCACGCCGGACGAATCATCAACATCCACCACGGTTTCCTCCCCGCCTTTCAGGGCGGCAACGCCTACCAGCGCGCCTATGAACGCGGCGTGAAGATGATCGGCGCGACCGCGCACTATGTCACCGCCGAACTCGACGCCGGCCCGATCATCGAACAGGATGTCGAGCGGGTCACCCACGAGGACACCCCGCGCGAACTGGCGCGCATCGGACGCGACATCGAGCGGCTGGTGCTGGCGCGCGCGGTCAAGGCCCACCTCGAACGGCGCGTGATCGTCGCCGGCCACAAAACCATCGTCTTTTCCGCCGGCGCGTGA
- a CDS encoding 50S ribosomal protein L25: MKTMPLTVRTRTAKGKGGARQLRAAGSIPAILYGERTEPATLALNRHEFTTVLHKSSSENVIVDLTVEGSAKAELALVKDVQHDPLSGEVIHVDFQHISADKPIRVTVPIRILGIADGVKNFGGILQHSAREVQVEALPADIPDYIDLDVSNLGIHQAIHARDIKVDRVTVVTPGDQTIVSVVPPTVVKEVTPGAPAETEETAAGEPEVIGEKEREARAAEKEKEKGGGEEKKKEK, from the coding sequence ATGAAGACCATGCCTTTGACCGTCCGAACGCGCACCGCCAAGGGGAAGGGTGGCGCCCGCCAGTTGCGCGCCGCCGGCTCGATTCCCGCCATTCTCTATGGGGAGCGTACCGAACCGGCCACGCTGGCGCTCAACCGCCACGAATTCACCACCGTGCTGCACAAGTCATCCTCGGAGAATGTGATCGTTGATCTGACGGTCGAGGGCTCCGCCAAGGCCGAACTGGCGCTGGTGAAGGATGTCCAGCATGACCCGCTTTCCGGCGAGGTCATCCACGTCGATTTCCAGCACATCTCCGCCGACAAGCCGATCCGCGTCACCGTGCCGATCCGTATCCTCGGCATCGCCGACGGTGTCAAGAATTTCGGCGGCATTCTGCAGCACTCGGCCCGTGAGGTCCAGGTTGAGGCGCTGCCCGCCGACATCCCGGACTACATCGACCTCGATGTCAGCAACCTGGGCATCCATCAGGCCATTCACGCCCGTGACATCAAAGTCGATCGCGTCACTGTGGTCACCCCCGGCGACCAGACCATCGTCTCGGTGGTCCCGCCGACGGTGGTTAAGGAAGTGACGCCGGGCGCGCCGGCCGAAACGGAAGAAACCGCCGCGGGCGAGCCGGAAGTGATCGGCGAGAAGGAACGCGAGGCCCGCGCCGCCGAGAAGGAAAAGGAAAAGGGCGGCGGCGAAGAGAAGAAGAAAGAGAAGTAA
- a CDS encoding radical SAM protein → MPTTSLRAAQIARGIGALLNPTRPMLAQVVVTRRCNLECGYCNEFDKISAPVPTATLVAYIDHLAALGTQVVTFTGGEPLLHPELDTLVARVNRHNMVPTSITNGFLLTKEWVERLNDAGLYLLQVSVDNLDPNRQSQKSFNLLKKKLPLLSQYARFNVNVNAVLGSSPVAETRELARQVRAMGFYMTVGLLHSSNGSLDRGLLAHRDLEPLFNEMTGDRRRSFFHRFGEGWEHEMIRTGQSDWKCRAGARYLYVDEFGIVSYCSQRRNDPGIPLLEYGKEQLRRSSTTRKGCELTCTVACVRRASSVDSWRGQEAEITPRPDIEGLPATT, encoded by the coding sequence ATGCCAACAACGTCTCTACGAGCCGCTCAGATCGCCCGTGGAATTGGCGCGTTGCTCAATCCCACCCGTCCCATGCTCGCGCAGGTGGTCGTGACGCGCCGCTGCAATCTCGAGTGCGGCTACTGCAACGAATTCGACAAGATCTCGGCGCCGGTGCCGACCGCGACGCTGGTCGCCTACATCGACCACCTGGCCGCGCTCGGCACACAGGTGGTCACTTTCACCGGCGGCGAACCGCTGTTGCATCCGGAACTCGACACGCTGGTGGCGCGCGTCAACCGGCACAACATGGTGCCCACCTCCATCACCAACGGGTTTTTGCTCACGAAGGAGTGGGTCGAGCGGCTCAACGATGCGGGACTGTATCTGTTGCAGGTGTCGGTCGACAACCTCGATCCCAACCGCCAGTCGCAGAAATCCTTCAACCTGCTGAAAAAGAAGCTGCCGTTGTTGTCGCAATACGCCCGTTTCAACGTCAACGTCAACGCCGTCCTCGGCTCCTCGCCGGTGGCCGAGACCCGCGAGCTGGCCCGTCAGGTCCGCGCGATGGGCTTCTACATGACCGTAGGGCTGCTGCACTCCAGCAACGGCTCGCTGGACCGCGGCCTGTTGGCCCACCGCGACCTCGAGCCGCTCTTCAATGAAATGACCGGCGACCGCCGCCGCAGTTTCTTCCATCGTTTCGGCGAGGGCTGGGAACACGAGATGATCCGCACCGGCCAGTCCGACTGGAAATGCCGCGCCGGCGCCCGCTATCTCTACGTCGATGAGTTCGGCATCGTCTCGTACTGTTCGCAGCGCCGCAACGACCCCGGCATCCCGTTGCTCGAATACGGCAAGGAGCAGCTGCGCCGCAGCTCGACCACCCGCAAAGGGTGCGAACTGACCTGCACCGTCGCCTGCGTCCGTCGCGCCTCCAGCGTCGATTCCTGGCGAGGCCAGGAAGCGGAAATTACCCCCAGGCCCGACATCGAAGGCCTCCCGGCCACCACGTAA
- a CDS encoding cold-shock protein, translating into MAQGTVKWFNDAKGYGFISQEGGKDVFVHHQAIQAEGFRSLAEGDRVEFEVVQGPKGPQAANVRKL; encoded by the coding sequence ATGGCGCAAGGAACCGTCAAGTGGTTCAACGATGCCAAGGGTTACGGCTTTATCTCTCAGGAGGGTGGCAAGGATGTCTTCGTGCATCATCAAGCCATCCAGGCCGAGGGATTCCGCAGCCTGGCTGAAGGCGACCGTGTGGAGTTCGAGGTTGTGCAGGGCCCGAAGGGTCCGCAGGCCGCGAACGTTCGCAAGCTCTAA
- the ispE gene encoding 4-(cytidine 5'-diphospho)-2-C-methyl-D-erythritol kinase yields MSDRPSRLLLRAPAKLNLGLRVLGRRPDGYHEIETLFVAVSLFDELEMERLPSGGIQFSWTPGRSNLAAGDLNAGEGNLVVRAARAFETMAGAPIHVRIHLRKSIPVAAGLGGGSADAAATLIGLSRLYSGEAARLDLAAVATTIGADVPFFLGPPACFGRGKGERLSPAAINLTWCAIVACPKISSPTGEVYSALDLTCVPKMTDYPNRLDGDGFFAALALLHNDLQDVVARRIPEVPQWQQRLLTLGAEGAYVSGSGPSVFGIFRTPPDRAVIESLATDNADLFLVHPLNTKMTILVGFA; encoded by the coding sequence GTGTCTGATCGACCCTCACGACTCCTCCTGCGCGCGCCGGCCAAGCTCAATCTTGGACTGCGTGTGCTCGGCAGGCGCCCCGACGGCTACCACGAGATCGAAACGCTCTTCGTCGCCGTCTCGCTCTTCGATGAATTGGAGATGGAGCGGCTGCCGTCCGGCGGGATCCAGTTTTCCTGGACGCCGGGACGATCCAATCTGGCCGCAGGCGATCTGAATGCCGGCGAAGGCAACTTGGTCGTCCGCGCCGCCCGTGCCTTTGAAACGATGGCGGGCGCGCCCATCCATGTCCGCATCCATCTGCGGAAATCGATTCCCGTCGCCGCTGGTCTGGGCGGCGGGTCCGCCGATGCCGCGGCAACTTTGATTGGCTTAAGCCGACTCTATTCCGGGGAGGCGGCCAGACTGGACTTGGCCGCCGTTGCGACAACAATCGGTGCCGATGTGCCGTTTTTTCTCGGCCCTCCGGCCTGTTTCGGGCGAGGGAAGGGCGAGCGGCTCAGCCCGGCGGCGATCAATCTAACATGGTGTGCCATAGTAGCTTGCCCGAAGATATCAAGCCCAACCGGGGAAGTTTACTCGGCTTTGGACTTGACTTGTGTACCAAAAATGACCGATTATCCCAATCGTCTCGACGGGGATGGGTTTTTCGCCGCCTTGGCGCTCTTACACAACGACTTACAAGACGTTGTCGCGCGTCGAATCCCCGAAGTGCCCCAGTGGCAGCAGCGACTTTTAACTCTCGGAGCGGAAGGAGCATACGTATCCGGCAGTGGGCCATCAGTGTTCGGGATTTTCCGGACGCCGCCAGATCGAGCTGTGATCGAATCGCTCGCGACTGACAACGCCGATCTGTTTCTGGTCCACCCACTGAATACGAAGATGACTATTTTAGTCGGGTTTGCGTAA